In the Lates calcarifer isolate ASB-BC8 linkage group LG24, TLL_Latcal_v3, whole genome shotgun sequence genome, one interval contains:
- the znf438 gene encoding LOW QUALITY PROTEIN: zinc finger protein 438 (The sequence of the model RefSeq protein was modified relative to this genomic sequence to represent the inferred CDS: deleted 1 base in 1 codon) produces the protein MKSLQFRSIAPKAPAVVPSPSPAVLSCQPPSALPEATTASSPKSIIVPTQNYALMQIAGQDGTFSLVALPPSVSSQTPQQQQQQTQSIQKNLKLPIPRYQPVRSKGTTDKVKSPPPAARMKTASKASVTPQTKSVVAGASTAVKKKQQDKHTKETLVPKEEPSEQVILIDPGSSDISVTALLPDNAVLYPSSQLERAPDGSERPATAGLIQNLQYPPSAVKSSPGKSPEESKKTTMRLCQSKPNAAQPQSSITVLSPAIFSKAVQIIPSPPKGKLPILPYSKMKSSLIPAAKLGTLSPEKAAFSSQTGHTSPIDTISKTLEPAEALSHNQVSNSALQAQAKTTLMPVLGTLQKPPGKKRGRKRKTMEDILAFEARKKRSLSFFRRRVPEKPPAVVPGSKQKEVDISKKYRSIRPKPMLVMETVPQLVSLPAITSDGQEQELVLGHQLPTTTTTKALDCPPQPAPVTLQLRGASHPRVFIGSRPLHRCPTCSRCFQFKHHLQSHMNSHTNSRPYVCPVCRKAYAHSGSLSTHMKLHHSEVRPRRSLSCEFCEKAFGYVGVYFSHLREVHKVVLTVEPSISHHEDDVSVEGANSPEPSDEQDREDPVELQIKCGRCQAITPTFADMKMHLLYVHREEVQIRLHDGQPPRGGREAENELVKHAAHYWRQLNEKRNLVKCGSCDEEFFSFSKLKRHIMSHHRGREGEDSGTISSPDSSGGLGVLAAGAAFNCVLCSKVLDTKEAVMEHWRSCHHCEQPSLLWDALSSYSGQEECEADGDLDTPAPSPH, from the exons ATGAAGAGCCTACAATTCCGGAGCATTGCCCCTAAGGCCCCAGCTGTGGtgccctccccctcccctgcGGTCCTGTCCTGCCAgcctccctctgccctccctgaGGCTACCACCGCCTCCAGCCCCAAGTCCATCATTGTGCCCACCCAAAACTATGCACTGATGCAAATAGCAGGTCAGGATGGCACATTCTCCCTGGTGGCGCTGCCcccttctgtctcctctcagacaccacagcaacaacagcagcaaaccCAGTCTATCCAAAAGAACCTCAAACTGCCCATTCCCAGATACCAGCCAGTGAGGAGCAAGGGGACCACAGATAAGGTCaaatcaccaccaccagctgcCAGGATGAAAACAGCCTCCAAGGCCTCTGTGACACCCCAGACCAAGTCAGTGGTGGCTGGGGCATCAACAgctgtgaagaaaaaacaacaggacaaGCATACAAAGGAAACCCTAGTGCCCAAAGAGGAACCTTCAGAGCAGGTAATTCTGATTGACCCAGGCTCCTCTGACatctctgtcactgctctgctCCCAGACAATGCTGTCCTGTATCCCAGCTCTCAATTGGAGCGAGCCCCAGATGGCTCTGAGCGACCTGCTACAGCTGGCCTTATTCAGAACCTTCAGTACCCCCCTTCTGCTGTCAAAAGCTCCCCAGGCAAATCTCCAGAGGAAAGCAAGAAGACCACAATGAGGCTGTGCCAGTCTAAGCCCAATGCAGCCCAGCCCCAGAGCAGTATCACTGTCCTGTCCCCAGCTATCTTCAGTAAAGCAGTCCAGATTATCCCGTCCCCACCCAAAGGTAAACTGCCCATTCTGCCCTATTCTAAAATGAAGAGCAGCCTCATTCCAGCTGCCAAGCTCGGCACTTTGTCCCCAGAGAAGGCGGCTTTCTCCAGCCAGACAGGACACACCAGCCCCATAGATACAATTTCCAAGACCCTTGAACCAGCTGAAGCCTTGAGTCACAACCAGGTATCAAACTCTGCTCTACAGGCCCAGGCCAAGACCACACTCATGCCTGTGCTTGGGACCCTTCAGAAACCACCTGGTAAGAAgcgagggaggaagagaaagacaatgGAAGACATCTTGGCATTTGAGGCCAGAAAGAAGAGGTCCTTGTCCTTCTTCCGCAGAAGGGTCCCTGAAAAACCGCCAGCAGTTGTTCCAGGCTCCAAGCAGAAGGAAGTTGATATTTCAAAGAAGTACCGGAGTATTCGACCCAAGCCCATGTTGGTTATGGAAACAGTTCCACAGCTGGTTAGTTTGCCTGCCATTACCTCAGATGGCCAGGAACAGGAGCTTGTACTTGGCCATCagctccccaccaccaccacaaccaagGCCCTTGACTGTCCTCCTCAACCAGCCCCAGTAACCCTCCAGCTAAGAGGTGCCTCCCATCCCAGAGTGTTCATAGGTAGCCGTCCACTCCACCGTTGTCCCACGTGCAGCCGCTGTTTCCAGTTCAAGCACCATCTCCAGAGCCACATgaacagtcacacaaacagtcGGCCCTATGTTTGCCCAGTATGCCGCAAAGCCTATGCACACTCCGGCAGCCTGAGCACACACATGAAGCTTCATCACTCTGAGGTACGCCCACGTCGGTCTCTGAGCTGTGAGTTCTGCGAGAAGGCCTTTGGATATGTGGGGGTGTATTTTAGTCATCTGAGAGAAGTCCATAAGGTGGTGCTGACCGTGGAGCCATCCATCAGCCATCATGAGGATGACGTGTCAGTCGAGGG GGCCAACTCTCCAGAGCCATCAGATGAGCAGGACCGTGAAGACCCAGTGGAGCTGCAGATCAAATGTGGTCGTTGTCAGGCCATCACTCCCACCTTTGCTGACATGAAGATGCACTTGCTTTATGTGCATAGGGAGGAGGTCCAGATTCGACTTCACGAC GGCCAACCCCCGCGGGGTGGCCGTGAGGCTGAGAATGAACTAGTAAAGCATGCTGCACACTACTGGCGGCAACTCAATGAGAAACGCAACCTGGTCAAATGTGGCAGCTGTGATGAGGAgttcttctccttctccaagCTTAAGAGGCACATCATGTCCCACCACCgtggaagagagggagaggacagtGGGACCATCTCATCACCAGATAGCAGTGGAGGACTTGGTGTCCTTGCAGCAGGTGCAGCCTTTAACTGTGTGCTGTGCAGCAAGGTGTTGGACACTAAAGAGGCAGTTATGGAGCACTGGAGGAGTTGCCACCACTGTGAGCAACCTAGCCTGCTTTGGGATGCTTTGAGCTCCTATTCTGGCCAGGAAGAGTGTGAAGCGGACGGTGATCTGGACACTCCTGCTCCAAGCCCACACTAA